From the Zymomonas mobilis subsp. pomaceae ATCC 29192 genome, the window TATGGTTTCTTGATAACACAAGAAAGCTTCTCTTTTTTTCTTCTTTTCTAGTAAGAAAAATGATCAATTGGGGTAAGGATGACTTTTGGTATTTCATTTAATCCACAAAGTTATCCACAGATATATCCCCATATTTTAGATGACCTTTTTGTCCTAAAAGAAAACCGGCTGATTTTGATAAAAGATCAGCCGGTATCCTCTAATAAATAGCCTGTCAGGACTAGAAAAATCGGTCATATCAGGGGATAAGTATCGTTGATCCCGTGGTTTTTCGGCTTTCTATCAAGGCATGGGCTTTTGCCGCCTCTGTCAGAGGAAAACGCTGATTTATTTCCGCTTTCAGGATATTTTTTCGTAATAAATAGAATAATTTTTGGCTCGCCGTCATTAAATCCACAGAGTTATCCACATAATCTTTCAGACGGGGACGGCTCATATAAAGAGAACCTGCCGCCGCTAACGCCAAAGGCGATAAAGGCGGCACTGGCCCGCTGGCATTACCATAGCTGACCCATAATCCTCGCTTGCCCAAGGAAGCGAGTGAACTTTTCCAACTGGCTGCACCAACACTATCCAGCACCGCATGGACAGCTTCCCCTTGATTTTGTTTTTTGATCCAGTCAGGCAATTCTGAATAGGGTAGGGTGGTAATATAGTCTGCGCCGTTTGCCTTTACTTTTTCGGCTTTTTCTGCGGTGCTGGTATGGGCAAAAACGGTAACTCCTAAATGTTTCAACCAAGGCACTAACAGACTACCAACCCCCCCAGCAGCGGCTAAGACTAACACACGGGGCGCTTCTCCCTGTATCAGCGCATGGGCTAAGCATTTTTCAGCCAGCATCCAACTAGTCATGCCTTTTAATAAAACAGCCGCTGCCGTTTCCGCACTTATATCATCCGGTAAAGCGACTAATCCATGGGCATCGACAATCCGATGGGTTGCATAGGCGCCAGATTTTGACGTAAAAATGGCGACACGATCCC encodes:
- a CDS encoding quinone oxidoreductase family protein yields the protein MSEAYSILAEKAGGPEVLVKKPLDLTSLKPQAGQVLLRHQAIGVNFIDIYHRSGLYGQHFPSPLGCEAAGVIEATGPDVKGFKVGDRVAIFTSKSGAYATHRIVDAHGLVALPDDISAETAAAVLLKGMTSWMLAEKCLAHALIQGEAPRVLVLAAAGGVGSLLVPWLKHLGVTVFAHTSTAEKAEKVKANGADYITTLPYSELPDWIKKQNQGEAVHAVLDSVGAASWKSSLASLGKRGLWVSYGNASGPVPPLSPLALAAAGSLYMSRPRLKDYVDNSVDLMTASQKLFYLLRKNILKAEINQRFPLTEAAKAHALIESRKTTGSTILIP